The Salminus brasiliensis chromosome 3, fSalBra1.hap2, whole genome shotgun sequence genome contains a region encoding:
- the LOC140551282 gene encoding 1-phosphatidylinositol phosphodiesterase, producing the protein MAGSSGDMMHMVIVGILLGVACPGRGAIQRPDYDDTSTPEFLNPSWMADIPENQSLSEVTMPGTHNSMAFYGGSLAQCNSWPLARQLQAGIRFLDIRVRHIRGNLTIHHGISYQWAHFGEVLEVIAVFLKQHPTETVLMRLREELSETGEIYEAVVRYVHQYAHWDLLWHSRLMPAMGEARGKLIVLQDFPGPDLGMRYQSLDIADVWKVSSLQPEQVDRKWKSVYTHLEEAVLGNKARMFLTYASGASFLAHPNALAKRINPRLYDYLTARAGQRKRFGIVTMDFPGAMLVKTIIDFN; encoded by the exons ATGGCAGGTTCCAGTGGGGATATGATGCATATGGTAATAGTTGGGATTTTACTGGG AGTGGCCTGTCCAGGCCGTGGTGCCATTCAAAGACCTGACTACGATGACACCTCCACGCCAGAGTTTCTTAATCCCTCCTGGATGGCAGATATTCCGGAGAACCAGTCTCTGTCTGAGGTTACTATGCCAGGCACCCACAACTCAATGGCCTTTTACGGCGGCTCTCTTGCTCAGTGCAACTCCTGGCCTCTGGCGAGACAACTCCAGGCTGGCATTCGCTTCCTTGATATACGTGTGCGTCACATACGAGGCAACCTCACCATCCATCATGGCATCTCCTACCAGTGGGCACATTTTGGGGAAGTGCTGGAGGTCATAGCAGTTTTTCTGAAGCAGCACCCCACTGAGACAGTGCTGATGAGGCTGAGAGAAGAGCTGAGCGAAACCGGGGAAATCTACGAGGCAGTGGTACGCTACGTGCATCAATATGCCCACTGGGATCTGCTCTGGCATAGCCGGTTAATGCCAGCTATGGGAGAGGCAAGAGGCAAGCTGATTGTCCTACAAGACTTCCCTGGACCTGACCTGGGCATGCGGTACCAGTCACTGGACATTGCTGATGTCTGGAAg GTGTCCTCCCTCCAGCCTGAGCAAGTGGACAGGAAATGGAAGAGTGTCTACACTCACCTGGAGGAGGCTGTGCTAGGCAACAAAGCCCGCATGTTTCTTACATATGCCAGTGGTGCCAGTTTTTTGGCACACCCCAACGCCCTGGCCAAGCGCATTAATCCACGCCTGTATGACTACTTAACTGCCCGTGCTGGCCAGAGGAAGCGCTTTGGCATCGTCACTATGGACTTCCCTGGGGCCATGCTAGTAAAAACCATCATTGACTTCAActaa